The proteins below are encoded in one region of Tamandua tetradactyla isolate mTamTet1 chromosome 9, mTamTet1.pri, whole genome shotgun sequence:
- the SMIM38 gene encoding small integral membrane protein 38, which produces MAPWWGGGADPDPLVTLLVIILLVRFILWASLGTHVEGRLARPPPRKPKED; this is translated from the coding sequence ATGGCCCCCTGGTGGGGGGGCGGCGCGGACCCCGACCCCCTGGTGACTCTGCTGGTCATCATCCTGCTGGTGCGCTTCATCCTCTGGGCCAGCCTGGGCACCCACGTGGAGGGCAGGCTGGCCCGGCCGCCGCCCCGCAAGCCGAAGGAGGACTAG